The Edaphobacter sp. 12200R-103 genome contains a region encoding:
- a CDS encoding peroxiredoxin, whose amino-acid sequence MLQIGEKFPDFELTATVSTEKDESKAFKTITGDTYGGKWKLYFFWPKDFTFVCPTEIAAFGKLNGEFADRDCQILGASTDNEYVHAAWRTHHADLKDLPFPMLSDIKRELSGQLGILDEKAGVAQRATFLVDPDNVIRFIYVTDLSVGRNPQEVLRVLDALQTDELCPCNWQKGEATLA is encoded by the coding sequence ATGCTGCAAATTGGAGAAAAATTCCCTGACTTCGAGTTGACTGCCACTGTTTCGACGGAGAAGGACGAGTCGAAGGCCTTCAAGACGATCACGGGCGATACGTATGGAGGGAAGTGGAAGCTCTACTTCTTCTGGCCGAAGGACTTTACCTTTGTCTGTCCGACCGAGATTGCAGCTTTCGGAAAGCTGAATGGCGAGTTCGCGGATCGTGACTGCCAGATCCTTGGCGCGAGCACGGACAACGAATATGTGCACGCGGCGTGGCGTACGCATCACGCTGACCTGAAGGATCTGCCGTTCCCCATGTTGTCCGATATCAAGCGCGAGCTCTCCGGCCAGCTCGGAATCCTGGATGAGAAGGCAGGCGTGGCGCAGCGCGCGACGTTCCTGGTGGACCCGGACAACGTGATCCGCTTCATCTATGTGACGGATCTTTCCGTCGGGCGCAACCCGCAGGAGGTTCTGCGTGTGCTGGATGCCCTGCAGACCGATGAGCTGTGCCCCTGCAACTGGCAGAAGGGCGAAGCCACCCTGGCCTAA
- a CDS encoding carboxymuconolactone decarboxylase family protein encodes MTMEDLIGGLPAYAKDMKLNYSSLVKQNTELTAQQLWGSVVAAAIATRNPELTAAAIAEAEAAGLSPQVLEAVKAAAAIMGMNNIYYRFHHLTSNEKYATLPARLRMNALRGHSVDAVDFELWCLVVSAVNACGKCVDSHEHVLREKGATEELINAAIRVTAVIHAIGVVLDSEKAAPTPALAIA; translated from the coding sequence ATGACGATGGAAGATCTGATTGGCGGACTGCCGGCCTACGCGAAGGATATGAAGCTGAACTACTCTTCGCTGGTCAAGCAGAACACGGAGCTTACGGCCCAGCAGCTGTGGGGAAGCGTGGTGGCCGCGGCCATCGCGACTCGCAACCCGGAGCTGACCGCGGCGGCGATTGCAGAGGCTGAAGCTGCCGGATTGAGTCCTCAGGTTCTGGAGGCGGTCAAGGCTGCTGCCGCCATTATGGGGATGAACAACATCTACTATCGTTTTCATCACCTGACCTCGAACGAAAAGTATGCGACGCTTCCCGCACGGCTTCGTATGAATGCTCTGCGAGGACACAGTGTCGATGCAGTGGATTTCGAACTGTGGTGCCTGGTGGTCAGCGCCGTGAATGCCTGCGGAAAGTGCGTGGATTCGCATGAGCATGTGTTGCGGGAAAAAGGCGCGACCGAGGAGCTGATCAACGCTGCGATTCGCGTGACGGCGGTGATCCACGCGATCGGCGTGGTGCTGGACTCGGAGAAGGCTGCACCGACCCCTGCTCTGGCGATTGCGTAA